taaattaacggtGTAATGTGAAGATAATAATGCCATCTATTCATATTTATCTAAACTACGCGAGAAGGAATGCCATCTACGAATAACCATTAACATTAAGCAGTGAGAACTTTAAAACTCTACGTTATTGGAATTACGTAGTAATAACTGATGATAccaatagatggcgctagaTGATCATTAGATAGATAACAAACAGGTGGCGTTAGCGGTTCTGAAAACTtgatatgcaaataaaaggaacAGAATCTCAGTGAATTTACCTAGTAGTGAACATGTCTGATTGTGCCCGTCTAAATAACGCAAGATGATAATATAAAAGTGAAAATGATATAAACtgagaaaacattataataaatcgtttcagtttgtatatttatttgttgttagaTGTTTTGCAATACACTCATTGTTGTAATCTGAATAGAacctataatattgtatataaaataatactattctttgttactaaatatatttgctaataaatatttaaataagaataagcaacaagtaatcaaaaaaatttttaaaaagtggtGCTCAAACATACTCGGATAATTTACCCGTTGCTCTTATTTTCTGGCTAAACTCATACTTTAAGCTACCTTAATACCTACTGTTTAttcaataaggaaaaaaaaaaatggcaggaGACACGGAGCAACTCTTAAAAGCTCTGGAAAGAATGGAAGaaaaaataactacaaaaataaataacaacattgACCAGAAATTTGATTGTCTTCAGAAAGAGCTTCAGGATATGAAAATTTTGAGTGAAGACCAAGAAAAACGAATGTCTCTTATAGAGAAGCAACTAAgagaaaaaaatctattatttttcGGAATATCAGAAGGCGAAAAAAGTTACGAAGAACTCGAAAACAAAATAGtggaaactataaataaaaatatggaaatAGACTGCAGCTATAGAGACATTGAAATAGTTCACAGAGTAGGAAAAAAGGATACGGGTAAAATTAGGCCTGTTAAGGTTACGTTTGTTAGACTaggaactaaaataaaaatattaaaatgtaaaaaaggctttgagagtttaaatatttacgtaAAACACGATTATCCTCAAAAGGTGCTTGAAATCAGAAAAAACCTACAGGAGCAAGTAAAAAAGGAAAGAGAGCAAGGAAACCAAGCTATATTAAGATACGATAAACTGATAGTAactaaaagaaatgaaaaaccACTAACGAATTCTCGATCGAACTTTGTACAGAAAAGACCCCTAAATATCACTCCTCCAAATACAAAACATACGGAAGAAAATCGAAACGAGCACAATACGTTCACAGAAACACAgcataataaaaagaacaaaacaatGTCTTATGGAATACGTCATTTCATGCAAAACAAAAACACAGAAAGCATGACACCCGATAATCAATAGCAATTATTTATGAGTCCACGACTAAAAACCACCAACAACACTACAAACACTATATATAAAGGtagaatacataaaaaatctCCCCCAGAACGGTTTGTCACCGCGGGGGTAGTAGACAAACACCCTCCATTaaagaaaaagtattatatatctaCTTTTAACGTCAGATCATTAGGAAATGAAGATAGAGTCATACAACTAGAGCATGCGATAGCGAAAATAAAATGGGATATTATAGGTCTATCAGAAGTTCGCCGGTTGGGATATAACATGGAAGATAGAGGCCAATACATACTATATAGCTTCGGAGAAACGAAAGGAGAAAAAGGAGTCGGTTTTCtgataagaaaacaaaatcaaattataatattggatTTTATAGGTATAAGCGAGAGAGTGGCCGTACTTCGAGTGCAAATTGAAGGAAATATCTTCTCAATTATTCAGGTATATGCTCCTACAAGTGAAGCGAAGGACATTGAAATCCATTATTTTTACGAATGCTTgcacaatacaattaaaaaatgtgATCTAAAAATGATTCTAATGGGAGACATGAATGCAAAGGTAGGacagacaaataataatatgggaTTTATCATGGGAAAATACGGATACGGCATCAAAAACGAAAGAGGTGAATTATTTATAGAATTTtgtcaacaaaataaattaaccataatgaatactatattttacaaGCCTAAACAACTTAGATGGACATGGGAGTCGCCAAACGGATCCACAAGAAATGAAATAGACTTCATTACAACAAATGTCCCTAAGTCGATAGAGAATGTTAATGTCCTTAGCAGTTTAAAATTTCCAAGTGATCATAGGATGGTAAGAGCAACTTTAAATATTACCTGTCAAAAACGATCTAGACGACGATTCAATCAAAAGTCAGtaaaatatgtagatatacCTAAACTTAAAGCATCACTTGCaagcaaaatattcaaaacataTTGGAATGAGACGGAAAACCCCCAAGAAATGTATGACATCATAGAAAAAACTATATTTGATAGCACAAAAGTATCTAAAATTACAAGTAGAGAAAACAAaaggcaaaatataataaataaggaagTGGAAGATCTAATAAATGAAAGACACGAgttgaagaataaaagaaataaaacaagaaaagaaaagaaaaaactgaGCATGCTGTAtagaactattaataaaaaaataagggaaaatactaaaaattacaGACTACATATACTCCAACACTTACTAGAAAAAACTGGAGCAGTGAAGAAAGCTTATAAGAAGTTAGCCAATACGAAAATCGTCATGAGTCAGATAGAAACCGCTACAGGCTGTACCGTTACTAACAGAAATGAAACTATTCAGATAGCTACTCAATATTATAGAGCTCTATACAGTCAACAATCCCATACAAATGGTACAAAAGTAGAAACATACAATACGGACCCAGCACCACCGTTTATGGAAAGAGAGGTAgagttatcaataaataaattaaaacatgacaaaaGCCCTGGACCGGACGGTATTagcaatgaaataataatagctgGAAAGGACAGTCTTATTATACCATTGACGaaactttttaacattataCTTTATACGAAAAAACTACCGACTCAGTGGACATATTctgaaatttcattaatttataaaaaaggagacccgaaacaaatatgtaattacaggcctatCAGTCTAACATCATGCATCTATAAAGTGTTCGCTACCACTTTATTGCGACGCATAACAAAAATCATAGATGAAAACCAGGGAGTAGAACAAGCAGGTTTTATACAAGGATTTTCCACAATAGATCATAttcacacactaaaaaatataatagaaaaatacaaggaatatGGAAAACCATTATACATTGGATTTATCGATTATTCTAAAGCATTCGATTCCATTTCCCATAATGCTATGTGGAATGCTCTAGCAGAACAGGGTATTAATAGTGAATACATAGACATTATAAAAGAACTCTACCACAAAAGTACATCTAGCGTTCGTATAGACACGGTCGGAATCCCATTTAAATTAGAAAGAGGTTTAAGGCAAGGCGACCCGCTCTCTTCAAAGCTTTTTTTAGCTGTCCTTGAAAATATATTCAGGACACTAAATTGGGACAACGTCGGGCTAAAAATATACGGTAGCTTCTTGTCACACCTGAGGTTTGCGGACGACATAGTACTATTTTCTGAA
This is a stretch of genomic DNA from Pararge aegeria chromosome 12, ilParAegt1.1, whole genome shotgun sequence. It encodes these proteins:
- the LOC120628460 gene encoding putative leucine-rich repeat-containing protein DDB_G0290503, which translates into the protein MAGDTEQLLKALERMEEKITTKINNNIDQKFDCLQKELQDMKILSEDQEKRMSLIEKQLREKNLLFFGISEGEKSYEELENKIVETINKNMEIDCSYRDIEIVHRVGKKDTGKIRPVKVTFVRLGTKIKILKCKKGFESLNIYVKHDYPQKVLEIRKNLQEQVKKEREQGNQAILRYDKLIVTKRNEKPLTNSRSNFVQKRPLNITPPNTKHTEENRNEHNTFTETQHNKKNKTMSYGIRHFMQNKNTESMTPDNQ